A window of the Tiliqua scincoides isolate rTilSci1 chromosome 5, rTilSci1.hap2, whole genome shotgun sequence genome harbors these coding sequences:
- the LOC136653131 gene encoding olfactory receptor 5AR1-like codes for INNIDLEVKSTPTKELLARSPVTEFILLGLSSDPDVQLILFGLFLLCYLMALGGNTLILLITALDSRLHNPMYFFLGNLSVVDIGFTSSTVPKMLISYLSQDKRISLAGSFSQMYFFISFGGVECLLLGVMAYDRYAAICHPLHYGVFMNPKTCVWLAASAWILGLVNSGVHSGMMSLLSFCRDNVFRHFFCDVPPLFQLSCSDTQANQIATFVVGGGVIMCSFLVTRVSYVYIVSAIVRICTKEGRLKAFSTCASHLTVVNIYFGTIIFTYIRPNSTYSQEQDRILSVLYGILTPMLNPIIYSLRNKDVQGALRKAMGVLAGAYPPATTNSFLSTWLLLLKGEESAVQ; via the exons atcaataacattgaccttgaggtgaa GAGCACTCCAACAAAAGAGCTGTTAGCCAGAAGCCCTGTTACTGAATTTATACTCCTGGGGCTCTCCAGTGACCCAGACGTCCAACTCATTCTCTTtggtctctttctcctttgctactTGATGGCCCTAGGTGGAAACACTCTCATTCTTCTCATCACCGCTTTGGACAGCAGACTGCacaaccccatgtatttctttctgGGTAATCTCTCTGTCGTGGACATTGGGTTCACATCTTCCACTGTTCCCAAGATGCTGATAAGTTATCTCTCTCAGGACAAgcgaatctcccttgctggttCCTTCTCCCAAATGTATTTCTTCATCTCCTTTGGTGGCGTTGAATGCCTCCTGCTGGGTGTGATGGCATATGACCGGTATGCTGCCATTTGCCACCCACTGCACTATGGTGTATTCATGAACCCCAAAACGTGTGTGTGGCTGGCAGCATCTGCCTGGATTCTGGGCTTGGTTAACTCTGGTGTGCACTCTGGCATGATgtcccttttgtctttctgcCGGGACAATGTCTTCCGACACTTCTTTTGTGACGTCCCACCCCTGTTTCAGCTCTCCTGTTCTGACACTCAGGCCAATCAAATTGCGACCTTTGTGGTGGGTGGAGGTGTGATCATGTGTTCATTTCTGGTTACTCGGGTGTCGTACGTCTATATAGTTTCGGCCATTGTCAGGATCTGCACCAAGGAAGGGCGTCTCAAGGCCTTTTCTACCTGTGCTTCTCACCTGACTGTGGTCAACATCTACTTTGGCACCATCATCTTCACATACATCCGTCCCAACTCCACATACTCCCAGGAGCAGGATCGGATTTTGTCTGTGCTATACGGGATTCTCACACCAATGCTTAATCCAATCATCTATAGCTTGAGAAACAAGGATGTGCAAGGGGCACTCCGGAAAGCCATGG GTGTGTTAGCAGGTGCataccctcctgccaccactaactccttcttgtccacctggctgcttttgcTGAAAGGGGAGGAGAGCGCAGTGCAGTGA
- the LOC136653132 gene encoding olfactory receptor 5F1-like, producing the protein MDHAVYVSGNSDPFPGHLQGYHIPRMRCYSILAEDGLHQSERNTDVTGFVHKGFSIDPKNKSLLFAIGLLVYLLTLAGNLVIIILIRVDQRLKAPMYFLLGNLSFVEICYKSTAVPKMLWDLLSGDKSISFIGCALQMYFFVTLGGTECVLLSAMAYDRYAAICHPLHYTLLMRQPIRGILLAVLWIIGNINSVVNTALIFSLDFCHSKEIDHFFCDIPPILHLSCSDVFLVKLMNFTISVGVIIVPFSLTLLSYILIASAVLKIHTARGRIKTFSTCASHLTVVSIFYGTIIYTYMRPSSNHSLEEDHLVSVLYGIITPLLNPLIYSFGNKEVQGAFWRALGKNRL; encoded by the exons atggaccatgctgtttatgtttcag GCAACTCAGATCCCTTCCCAGGCCACCTTCAAGGTTATCATATCCCTCGCATGC GCTGTTACAGTATCTTGGCTGAAGATGGACTCCATCAATCTGAAAGGAATACAGATGTCACAGGATTTGTCCACAAGGGATTCTCTATTGATCCAAAGAACAAGAGTCTTCTCTTTGCTATAGGCCTGTTAGTCTACCTGTTGACTTTGGCAGGGAATCTAGTCATCATTATATTGATCAGAGTTGACCAACGCCTCAAAGCTCCCATGTACTTCCTCTTGGGGAATCTCTCTTTTGTAGAGATCTGTTACAAATCTACCGCAGTTCCAAAGATGCTGTGGGACCTCTTATCAGGGGACAAATCCATCTCCTTCATAGGATGTGCTctccaaatgtatttctttgtcaCTTTGGGAGGCACAGAATGTGTACTTCTCTCagccatggcttatgaccgctatGCAGCCATCTGTCACCCTCTGCACTATACCCTGCTCATGAGACAGCCCATCCGTGGCATTTTGCTGGCGGTTTTGTGGATTATTGGCAACATCAATTCTGTTGTCAACACAGCATTAATCTTTTCCCTAGATTTCTGCCACTCCAAagaaattgaccatttcttctgtgacattcctCCTATTCTGCACCTTTCTTGCTCTGATGTATTTCTTGTCAAGTTGATGAACTTCACTATCTCTGTGGGGGTCATTattgtgcctttctccctgactcTTCTTTCCTACATCCTCATTGCCTCTGCAGTGCTCAAAATCCACACGGCCCGTGGTAGGATCAAGACATTCTCTACCTGTGCTTCCCACCTCACAgtggtgagcatcttctatgGCACCATCATTTACACCTATATGCGTCCATCCTCAAACCATTCCTTGGAAGAAGATCACCTGGTTTCTGTGTTGTATGGCATCATtactcccctgctaaaccccttgatctacagctttgggaacaaggaagtgcagggggcctTTTGGAGAGCGCTTGGGAAAAACAGGTTATAA